A genomic window from Sphingobacterium spiritivorum includes:
- a CDS encoding ATP-binding protein, giving the protein MLNLFGKYNFRSRKISVENKQLAILSICLIVSGVSNIIFNLNIVFPIGINLLIVTVISLHLYILKLALQNKATERIKFWYFCYLTGCLAVIWALNNGLDSSIPLFFVFYLMAGLLSLSDPYRLRFGTFFLIVSLFCLVIDHFFPQFIVPYASQQEKHMDMLFSFVLTLVISTIMISSYKRVYEYEKKVLLLQKKMLKLSQKELIISKQLAEDATKAKSKFIMTMSHEIRTPLNGIIGTIDLLKTTKLDQNQQLLIENLQASSHILSDLVTDLLDISRIETNKFEVNYTSFDLHQSLISLKHVIDPMLKSKDLTLNIRMAENTPAELITDEARFKQILLNLLSNAIKFTLKGSITLYISYILLHDKYVLECKVKDTGIGIKKENISRLFDQFSQIEEPQIPDNKGIGLGLAICQRLLHILGGHIEVESVYGIGTTFTFRLPVLLPHNQIPQKIYQQNPDLSFMEKKRFLVVEDNKINQLVLCKMLEKLQYSYHAVENGLEAVEKVQKEHFDIILMDIQMPVMNGIEATRMILELYNQRQEEAPVIIGCSAHALEIDRSNYLQMGMSDFIIKPITMDHLKDVIKKNSI; this is encoded by the coding sequence ATGTTGAATTTATTTGGGAAATATAACTTCAGGTCACGAAAAATCAGCGTAGAAAACAAACAACTCGCGATATTGAGCATATGCCTTATCGTCAGCGGGGTAAGCAATATTATTTTCAATCTGAATATTGTGTTTCCGATTGGCATCAATCTTCTGATTGTGACTGTAATATCGCTCCATCTGTATATTCTGAAGCTGGCCCTTCAGAATAAAGCAACAGAACGCATTAAATTCTGGTATTTCTGTTATTTAACCGGATGTCTTGCTGTCATATGGGCGCTGAATAACGGTTTAGACAGTAGCATACCACTATTTTTTGTATTTTATCTTATGGCAGGTCTGCTCTCCTTATCCGATCCTTACAGATTACGGTTTGGTACATTCTTTCTCATCGTTTCTCTTTTTTGTCTGGTCATTGATCATTTTTTTCCTCAATTTATTGTGCCTTATGCCAGCCAGCAGGAAAAACATATGGATATGCTGTTTTCATTTGTGCTGACTCTGGTGATTTCTACCATTATGATCTCCTCTTATAAAAGGGTTTACGAATATGAAAAAAAGGTACTGCTCCTTCAGAAAAAGATGTTGAAGCTTTCACAGAAAGAACTAATCATATCCAAGCAGCTGGCAGAAGATGCAACAAAGGCTAAATCAAAATTTATCATGACGATGAGCCACGAGATACGAACCCCTCTTAACGGTATTATAGGGACTATCGATCTTCTGAAAACAACCAAACTGGATCAAAACCAACAATTACTTATAGAAAATCTTCAGGCCAGCAGCCATATTCTCTCTGATCTGGTTACCGATTTACTGGATATTTCCAGGATTGAAACCAATAAGTTTGAAGTAAATTATACCTCATTCGATCTACATCAAAGCCTGATCTCTCTGAAGCATGTCATTGATCCCATGCTGAAAAGTAAAGATTTAACACTGAATATCCGGATGGCGGAAAATACGCCTGCTGAACTCATTACAGATGAGGCCCGTTTCAAACAGATTCTGTTAAATTTATTAAGCAATGCCATCAAATTCACCCTTAAGGGCAGTATCACATTATATATCAGTTATATACTACTCCATGATAAATATGTCCTTGAATGCAAAGTAAAGGATACCGGAATCGGTATAAAAAAAGAAAATATTTCCCGCCTGTTTGATCAGTTTTCACAGATTGAAGAGCCACAGATCCCGGACAATAAAGGAATCGGACTTGGGCTGGCAATCTGTCAAAGATTACTGCATATATTAGGTGGACATATTGAAGTAGAAAGTGTGTATGGGATCGGAACTACATTTACCTTCCGGCTGCCGGTATTACTTCCCCACAACCAAATTCCCCAAAAAATATATCAACAAAACCCAGACTTATCATTCATGGAAAAAAAACGCTTTCTTGTTGTAGAAGATAATAAAATCAATCAATTGGTACTTTGTAAAATGCTGGAAAAGCTGCAATATTCGTATCATGCTGTAGAGAATGGACTAGAGGCTGTAGAAAAGGTTCAGAAAGAACATTTTGACATTATACTCATGGATATTCAGATGCCTGTTATGAATGGAATAGAGGCGACCAGAATGATTTTGGAGCTATACAACCAACGTCAGGAAGAAGCTCCTGTAATCATCGGGTGTTCTGCCCATGCTTTAGAAATCGACCGTTCCAACTATCTTCAGATGGGGATGAGCGACTTTATTATTAAACCTATTACTATGGATCATTTAAAAGATGTAATCAAGAAAAACAGTATTTAA
- the groL gene encoding chaperonin GroEL (60 kDa chaperone family; promotes refolding of misfolded polypeptides especially under stressful conditions; forms two stacked rings of heptamers to form a barrel-shaped 14mer; ends can be capped by GroES; misfolded proteins enter the barrel where they are refolded when GroES binds), with protein sequence MAKQVKYNVEARDALKKGVDTLANAVKVTLGPKGRNVIIEKKFGSPAITKDGVTVAKEIELKDALENMGAQMVKEVASKTADQAGDGTTTATVLAQAIIAPGIKSVAAGANPMDLKRGIDKAVATVVANLKSQSQVVGQDNNKIKQVATISANNDEVIGSLIAEAMEKVGNDGVITVEEAKGTETEVKTVEGMQFDRGYLSPYFVTNSDKMEAELDNPYILIYDKKISNMKELLPVLEKQVQTGKPLLIIAEDLDGEALATLVVNKIRGSLKVAAVKAPGFGDRRKAMLEDIAILTGGTVISEERGYKLENAELSYLGQAEKVVVDKDNTTVINGGGNVEDIKARVNQIKSQIETTTSDYDREKLQERLAKLAGGVAVLYVGATTEVEMKEKKDRVDDALHATRAAVEEGIVAGGGVAFIRATESLANLKGENEDETIGIEIIKRAIEEPLRQICNNAGVEGAVVVQKVKEGTADFGYNARTDKYENLIGAGVIDPTKVSRVALENAASIASMLLTTECVLADEPEENGAGAGAPPMGGGMGGMM encoded by the coding sequence ATGGCAAAACAAGTAAAATATAACGTTGAAGCTCGTGACGCACTGAAAAAAGGTGTAGACACATTGGCAAATGCTGTAAAAGTAACATTAGGTCCTAAAGGTCGTAACGTAATTATCGAGAAAAAATTTGGTTCACCGGCAATCACTAAAGATGGTGTGACGGTAGCTAAAGAAATCGAATTGAAAGATGCGTTGGAAAATATGGGCGCGCAAATGGTGAAAGAAGTAGCATCTAAAACAGCTGATCAGGCTGGTGATGGTACGACTACAGCTACAGTATTGGCACAGGCTATCATTGCTCCGGGTATTAAATCTGTAGCAGCTGGTGCTAATCCGATGGATCTGAAACGTGGTATTGACAAAGCTGTAGCTACTGTTGTGGCTAACCTGAAATCTCAATCTCAGGTTGTAGGTCAGGACAACAATAAGATCAAACAAGTGGCTACAATCTCAGCAAACAATGACGAAGTAATCGGTTCATTGATCGCTGAAGCAATGGAAAAAGTAGGTAACGATGGTGTTATCACAGTAGAAGAAGCAAAAGGTACTGAGACAGAAGTAAAAACTGTAGAAGGTATGCAATTTGACCGTGGTTACTTATCTCCGTATTTTGTTACTAATTCTGATAAAATGGAAGCAGAATTGGATAACCCTTACATTCTGATCTACGATAAAAAGATCAGCAATATGAAAGAATTGTTGCCTGTATTGGAAAAACAAGTACAGACAGGTAAACCATTATTGATCATCGCTGAAGATCTTGACGGAGAAGCATTGGCAACATTAGTTGTTAATAAAATCCGTGGTTCATTGAAAGTTGCAGCTGTTAAAGCTCCGGGATTCGGTGACCGTCGTAAAGCAATGTTAGAAGATATCGCTATCCTTACAGGAGGTACGGTTATCTCTGAAGAAAGAGGATATAAATTAGAGAACGCTGAGCTTTCTTACTTAGGACAGGCTGAAAAAGTTGTTGTTGATAAAGACAATACAACTGTGATCAATGGTGGCGGAAATGTTGAAGATATCAAAGCCCGTGTAAACCAGATTAAATCTCAGATCGAAACTACTACTTCTGATTACGACCGCGAAAAATTACAGGAACGTCTTGCTAAATTAGCAGGTGGTGTTGCCGTTCTTTACGTAGGTGCTACTACTGAAGTAGAAATGAAAGAGAAAAAAGACCGTGTTGATGATGCTTTACATGCTACTCGCGCAGCAGTGGAAGAAGGTATCGTTGCTGGTGGTGGTGTTGCATTTATCCGTGCAACAGAATCTTTAGCTAACCTGAAAGGTGAAAATGAAGATGAAACTATCGGTATTGAGATCATCAAACGTGCTATCGAAGAGCCTTTGCGTCAGATTTGTAATAATGCAGGTGTAGAAGGTGCGGTAGTCGTACAAAAGGTAAAAGAAGGTACTGCTGACTTTGGTTACAATGCACGTACAGATAAATACGAAAACCTGATCGGTGCAGGTGTTATCGATCCGACTAAGGTTTCACGTGTCGCATTGGAAAATGCAGCTTCTATCGCTTCTATGCTATTGACTACAGAATGTGTCCTTGCAGATGAGCCTGAAGAAAATGGAGCTGGCGCTGGTGCTCCTCCAATGGGTGGCGGCATGGGCGGAATGATGTAA
- a CDS encoding co-chaperone GroES: MALNIKPIGDRVVIEAAPAEEKTASGIYIPDTAKEKPQSGTVVAVGSGKVDEPLTVKVGDKVLYGKYAGTEITYEGKEYLIMREADIYAVL; the protein is encoded by the coding sequence ATGGCATTAAACATTAAACCTATCGGAGACAGAGTGGTAATAGAAGCTGCTCCTGCAGAAGAAAAAACAGCATCAGGTATTTATATCCCTGATACGGCAAAAGAAAAACCTCAAAGCGGAACTGTTGTAGCTGTAGGTAGTGGTAAAGTAGACGAGCCTCTAACTGTTAAAGTTGGCGATAAAGTGTTATATGGCAAGTATGCAGGTACAGAGATTACTTACGAAGGAAAAGAATATCTAATTATGCGTGAAGCTGATATTTACGCTGTTCTTTAG
- the secG gene encoding preprotein translocase subunit SecG: MQTLLIVLIILTSVLLALMVLIQNPKGGGLSSGFSGGSNLMGVKRTGDFLEKGTWTLVIALMVFCLAVNILGPSKGGAASKGGLSDQIEAPAQQGPLNLNPAQQQQAPAAAPGKTDSAK, translated from the coding sequence ATGCAAACATTATTAATTGTCTTGATCATATTAACCAGTGTACTGTTGGCACTTATGGTGTTGATTCAAAATCCAAAAGGAGGAGGTCTTTCTTCAGGATTTTCTGGAGGATCAAATTTGATGGGCGTAAAGCGTACAGGTGACTTTCTGGAAAAAGGAACATGGACATTGGTCATAGCTTTAATGGTATTTTGTCTGGCTGTCAATATCCTGGGCCCGTCTAAAGGCGGAGCAGCTTCAAAGGGTGGATTAAGTGATCAGATTGAAGCTCCGGCTCAGCAAGGTCCTTTAAATCTGAATCCTGCACAGCAACAACAAGCACCTGCTGCAGCTCCTGGTAAAACAGATTCTGCAAAGTAA
- the lptE gene encoding LptE family protein, which translates to MRKLKQVYLNLIITAAVMLFTVSSCGVKYSFTGGSIPADMKTVNVQFFENIAPMVYATLSQNFTEALKTRFRNQTRLSQVNTGGDAIFEGFITNYTITPAAVEARTDMAALNRLTITVKVTYTNQKKPEDGFSEQTFTRFKDFSGTVQSQEEGLTKDIIEMLTEDIYNRAFANW; encoded by the coding sequence ATGCGTAAGTTAAAGCAAGTCTATCTAAATCTGATAATAACGGCAGCTGTAATGCTGTTTACCGTTTCCAGTTGTGGTGTAAAATATAGTTTTACAGGAGGTTCCATTCCTGCGGATATGAAAACTGTAAATGTACAGTTCTTCGAAAATATCGCACCTATGGTATATGCTACATTGAGTCAAAACTTTACGGAGGCTCTCAAAACCCGTTTTCGTAATCAGACCAGACTTAGTCAGGTCAACACAGGCGGGGATGCTATCTTCGAAGGATTTATCACAAATTATACAATTACGCCAGCTGCTGTGGAGGCTCGTACGGATATGGCAGCGTTGAACCGGCTGACAATCACAGTCAAAGTAACTTATACAAATCAGAAAAAACCGGAAGATGGTTTCAGTGAGCAGACTTTCACACGTTTCAAAGATTTTTCAGGAACGGTTCAGTCGCAGGAAGAGGGATTGACGAAAGATATTATTGAAATGCTGACGGAAGATATATATAACCGCGCATTTGCGAATTGGTAG
- a CDS encoding sigma-54-dependent Fis family transcriptional regulator gives MDNQDIKNRFGIIGNSPLLNRAIDVARQVAPTDISVLIQGESGSGKEVFSHIIHQLSSRKHGPFIAVNCGAIPEGTIDSELFGHEKGSFTGAHEARKGYFEVVDGGTIFLDEVGELPLGTQARLLRVLETGEYIRVGSSKVQKTNVRVVAATNVDMFEAVKKGKFREDLYYRLNTVPLRIPALRERKEDINLLFRKFVVDFADKYRSPGVQLTDDAQQSLMNYSWPGNVRQLKNIAEQIAVLEKERIVNAAILQNYLPAEHSNLPVFVPQNAPKDDFSERDILYKVLFDMKKDMVDLKKLVVELIQKGVNPSTFDQNSPYINQLYQEVQPASSMLAEQSESSWTIHNARPAHSPNVDFNSYETQDVEEVEESLSLTEKESDLIKKALKKHKGKRKAAAQELGISERTLYRKIKDLNLD, from the coding sequence GTGGATAATCAAGATATAAAAAACAGATTTGGTATAATTGGCAACTCTCCTTTACTCAACAGAGCAATCGATGTGGCCAGACAGGTCGCTCCCACAGATATTTCCGTATTGATTCAGGGAGAGAGTGGTAGTGGTAAGGAAGTATTTTCACACATCATACATCAGTTAAGTTCCCGTAAACACGGCCCCTTTATTGCCGTCAACTGTGGAGCTATCCCCGAAGGGACAATTGATTCAGAGCTTTTTGGCCATGAGAAAGGATCTTTCACAGGAGCACATGAAGCACGTAAAGGATATTTTGAAGTCGTAGACGGAGGTACCATCTTTTTGGATGAAGTGGGCGAATTACCTTTAGGTACTCAGGCGCGTTTGCTGAGAGTTCTGGAGACCGGAGAATACATCCGTGTCGGATCTTCAAAAGTTCAGAAAACAAATGTGCGTGTAGTGGCTGCTACAAATGTGGATATGTTTGAAGCCGTAAAAAAAGGTAAATTCAGAGAAGACCTGTACTATCGTTTGAATACCGTTCCATTGCGCATTCCCGCATTGCGGGAGCGTAAAGAAGATATTAATCTGCTTTTTAGAAAGTTTGTCGTTGATTTTGCTGATAAGTACCGCAGTCCGGGTGTACAACTTACAGATGATGCGCAGCAGTCGCTCATGAACTACAGTTGGCCGGGGAATGTGCGTCAGCTAAAGAATATTGCTGAACAGATTGCGGTTTTGGAAAAAGAACGTATTGTAAATGCGGCTATCCTTCAGAATTATCTTCCTGCAGAGCATTCAAATTTGCCGGTTTTCGTGCCTCAAAATGCACCAAAAGATGACTTTTCAGAACGCGATATCTTGTATAAGGTATTGTTCGATATGAAAAAAGATATGGTCGATCTGAAGAAGCTTGTGGTCGAATTAATTCAGAAAGGAGTTAATCCAAGTACTTTTGATCAAAATTCGCCTTACATCAATCAATTGTATCAGGAAGTGCAGCCTGCATCATCCATGCTGGCTGAGCAATCCGAATCCTCATGGACGATACACAATGCGCGTCCGGCTCATTCGCCTAATGTTGACTTCAATTCGTATGAAACACAGGATGTGGAAGAAGTGGAAGAATCTCTTTCATTGACAGAAAAAGAGTCCGACCTGATCAAGAAAGCGTTGAAAAAGCATAAAGGTAAGCGTAAAGCTGCTGCTCAGGAATTGGGTATTTCAGAGCGGACACTCTATAGAAAAATTAAAGACTTAAATTTAGATTAA
- the miaB gene encoding tRNA (N6-isopentenyl adenosine(37)-C2)-methylthiotransferase MiaB, producing the protein MIDLSHSTKEHDESRQGEALQLEASAENSNGRKLYIESYGCQMNFSDSEIVASILMDKGFETTKDFNEADVVFINTCSIRENAETRVRNRLKEFEFAKSKNPGMIVGVLGCMAERLKSKFLEEEKLVDVVVGPDAYRDLPNLIEQVDDGAKAVNVLLSREETYADINPVRLNTNGITAFISIMRGCDNMCSFCVVPFTRGRERSRDVDSIIKEAQDLFNAGYREVTLLGQNVDSYKFTAPVAEGESPAEPVNFAQLLAKVADVSPLLRVRFSTSHPKDITDEVLHTMARYENICNYIHLPVQSGNSRVLELMNRTYDRAWYIDRVDAIRRILPECGISTDVITGFCTETEEEHQETLSMMDYVKYDYAYMFAYSERPGTLAAKRYEDDIPEEIKKRRLTEVVAKQRLHSHYRIQNFVGKVHKILIEGYSKRSDQDFAGRNDQNAMVVFPVDNRYKVGDYVNVIGESCTSATLLGRIVE; encoded by the coding sequence ATGATAGATTTATCACATAGCACTAAAGAGCATGACGAATCCCGTCAGGGAGAGGCTTTGCAGTTGGAGGCAAGCGCAGAAAATAGTAACGGAAGAAAACTTTATATCGAGAGTTATGGCTGTCAGATGAACTTTTCTGACAGTGAAATCGTAGCTTCTATTTTAATGGATAAGGGTTTTGAGACGACTAAAGACTTCAATGAAGCTGATGTCGTATTTATCAACACCTGTTCTATCCGTGAAAATGCCGAAACCCGCGTGCGTAATCGTCTGAAGGAGTTTGAATTTGCAAAATCCAAAAATCCGGGCATGATCGTAGGCGTATTGGGCTGTATGGCTGAACGTTTGAAATCTAAGTTCTTAGAAGAAGAAAAACTGGTCGATGTCGTAGTAGGACCGGATGCATACCGTGACCTTCCCAATCTGATCGAACAGGTCGATGACGGAGCAAAAGCTGTCAATGTATTGCTTTCCAGAGAAGAGACCTATGCAGATATTAATCCGGTACGTCTGAATACCAATGGAATTACAGCTTTTATTTCTATTATGAGAGGCTGTGACAATATGTGTTCTTTCTGTGTCGTACCGTTTACGCGTGGTCGTGAGCGTAGCAGAGATGTTGATTCCATTATTAAAGAAGCACAGGACCTGTTCAATGCCGGATACAGAGAAGTCACTTTATTGGGGCAGAATGTAGACTCCTATAAATTTACTGCTCCGGTAGCCGAAGGAGAATCTCCGGCTGAACCTGTTAATTTTGCTCAGCTACTGGCCAAAGTAGCGGATGTAAGCCCACTGTTGCGCGTTCGGTTTTCGACCTCCCATCCTAAAGATATTACAGACGAAGTATTACATACCATGGCCAGATATGAAAATATCTGCAATTATATACACCTTCCTGTACAGTCCGGTAATTCCAGAGTGTTGGAGTTGATGAACCGTACATATGACAGAGCCTGGTATATTGATCGTGTTGATGCGATTCGTCGTATTCTGCCGGAATGTGGTATTTCTACAGACGTTATCACAGGATTCTGTACAGAGACAGAAGAAGAACATCAGGAAACACTTTCCATGATGGACTATGTCAAATACGACTATGCATATATGTTTGCATATTCAGAAAGACCGGGCACACTGGCGGCCAAACGTTATGAAGATGATATTCCGGAGGAAATCAAAAAACGTCGTTTGACAGAAGTTGTAGCTAAACAGCGTTTACACAGTCATTACCGCATTCAGAATTTTGTAGGTAAAGTGCATAAAATACTGATTGAAGGATATTCCAAAAGATCAGATCAAGACTTTGCCGGACGAAATGATCAGAATGCAATGGTCGTATTCCCTGTAGATAATCGTTATAAAGTCGGAGATTATGTAAATGTAATTGGAGAGTCTTGTACTTCAGCTACTTTACTTGGTCGTATCGTAGAGTAA
- a CDS encoding OmpA family protein: MIMKVNKKIAVFGLTLATSAMLFGSCSTIQNMNSTTKGAAIGTAGGGALGALIGGKAGNTAVGAIAGAVIGGAAGALIGKKMDKQAAEIENTVAGAEVIKSDEGIIVKFDEGILFDFNKSDLKASAKTNISKLVATLNKEPDTKILVIGHTDNVGSLAANQKVSEARAAAVKTYAVSQGLNGGRINTEGKNYSEPLASNDTDAGRAENRRVEIVIVAGDKMKQEAINATK; this comes from the coding sequence ATGATTATGAAAGTAAATAAGAAAATAGCTGTTTTTGGTTTGACATTAGCTACCTCTGCAATGTTATTTGGAAGTTGTTCTACTATTCAGAACATGAACAGTACAACTAAAGGTGCCGCTATCGGTACTGCAGGTGGTGGTGCCCTGGGAGCGCTTATCGGAGGAAAAGCTGGTAATACAGCAGTAGGTGCAATTGCCGGTGCAGTAATCGGTGGTGCAGCAGGTGCATTGATCGGTAAAAAAATGGATAAGCAGGCTGCTGAAATCGAAAATACAGTAGCTGGTGCGGAAGTAATCAAATCTGATGAAGGTATTATCGTTAAATTCGATGAAGGTATTTTATTTGATTTTAACAAATCTGATCTGAAAGCTTCAGCAAAAACAAACATCAGCAAATTAGTTGCAACATTGAATAAAGAACCTGATACCAAAATTTTGGTTATCGGTCATACAGATAACGTTGGTTCATTAGCGGCTAATCAGAAAGTTTCTGAAGCTCGTGCAGCAGCAGTAAAAACATATGCCGTTTCACAGGGATTGAACGGTGGTCGTATCAATACAGAAGGTAAGAACTACTCTGAGCCATTGGCAAGTAATGATACAGATGCTGGTCGTGCTGAAAATCGTCGTGTAGAGATTGTTATCGTAGCAGGCGATAAAATGAAACAAGAGGCTATTAATGCAACAAAATAA
- the rlmD gene encoding 23S rRNA (uracil(1939)-C(5))-methyltransferase RlmD gives MRRRIPQEKKFISDIAVIDIAEEGKGVGKTDELVLFIDKAIPGDVVDVELIKKKKNFAEAKVAALKKASEYRIDPFCEHFGVCGGCKWQHMDYNGQLKFKQQTVDNVLARIGKVDTSLMEPILGSGETEYYRNKLEYTFSNKRWLTSVDDANEGLEMNALGFHVPGRFDKILDIDHCYLQQDPSNAIRNHIRAFAIKHQISFYDLREHAGALRNLIIRTASTGELMVIVVFAYPEEGQVDLLMNDINSSFPDIDSLLYIINQKKNDTIFDQDIHIFKGRDFIYEEMEGLKYKIGPKSFYQTNSLQAYELYKITREFAGLTGDELVYDLYTGAGTIANFVAKTAREVIGVEYVPTAIEDAKINSAINQIGNTKFYAGDMKDVLTADFIAEHGKPDVVITDPPRAGMHGDVVQRLLEMEADKIVYVSCNAATQARDLALLNEKYTVDRIKPVDMFPHTQHVENVVLLKLKR, from the coding sequence ATGAGAAGAAGAATTCCACAAGAGAAAAAGTTTATTTCGGATATTGCTGTTATTGATATCGCTGAAGAGGGAAAAGGGGTAGGTAAAACCGATGAATTAGTGTTGTTTATTGATAAGGCCATACCCGGTGATGTAGTAGATGTGGAATTGATCAAGAAAAAGAAAAATTTCGCTGAAGCGAAAGTCGCAGCACTTAAGAAGGCTTCCGAATACCGCATAGATCCCTTTTGTGAACACTTCGGAGTATGTGGTGGTTGCAAGTGGCAGCATATGGATTATAATGGCCAGTTGAAATTTAAACAACAGACTGTTGATAATGTACTTGCACGAATAGGTAAGGTAGATACTTCGCTTATGGAGCCTATTTTGGGATCCGGAGAGACCGAGTATTACCGGAATAAACTGGAATATACATTCTCAAATAAAAGATGGCTGACTTCTGTAGATGATGCTAATGAGGGACTGGAAATGAATGCACTGGGATTTCATGTTCCCGGACGTTTTGACAAAATTCTCGATATAGATCATTGTTATTTACAGCAGGATCCTTCCAATGCTATCCGTAATCATATACGTGCATTTGCGATAAAGCATCAGATTTCTTTTTATGACCTCCGCGAACACGCCGGAGCATTGCGTAATCTTATTATACGTACGGCTTCTACAGGAGAATTGATGGTGATTGTTGTATTTGCCTATCCGGAAGAAGGACAGGTAGATTTACTGATGAATGATATAAACAGTAGTTTTCCGGATATTGATTCTTTGCTGTATATCATCAATCAGAAAAAAAATGATACCATCTTCGATCAGGATATTCACATCTTCAAAGGAAGAGATTTTATCTATGAAGAGATGGAAGGATTAAAATATAAAATCGGACCAAAGTCATTTTATCAGACAAATTCACTTCAGGCATACGAATTGTATAAGATTACAAGAGAATTTGCAGGATTGACAGGAGATGAGTTAGTGTATGATCTTTATACAGGTGCAGGTACTATTGCCAACTTCGTTGCCAAAACGGCACGCGAAGTGATCGGTGTCGAATATGTACCTACAGCTATTGAAGATGCTAAAATCAATTCCGCTATCAATCAGATCGGCAATACAAAATTCTATGCCGGCGATATGAAAGATGTGCTCACAGCAGATTTTATAGCCGAGCACGGAAAACCGGATGTTGTCATTACAGATCCTCCGCGTGCAGGCATGCATGGAGATGTGGTACAACGATTGCTGGAAATGGAAGCAGACAAAATTGTATATGTAAGCTGTAACGCTGCTACACAGGCACGTGATCTTGCATTATTGAATGAAAAATATACGGTGGATCGTATCAAGCCTGTTGATATGTTTCCGCACACGCAACACGTTGAAAATGTGGTGCTATTAAAATTGAAAAGGTAA
- a CDS encoding TetR/AcrR family transcriptional regulator, which translates to MEPEKIVTSIKKAARELFRRYGYNKTSVNELAKMANVSKATVYKYFISKELILHAILMDYIRENVKDILDKNVNQKDLSTFLANTILRVSRLTYTVCNEFVGWEFIRESANAQEYLKTLSEDLEFLLLSSFIQNEAIASEVPEEKLTFLIKTSKNVVFSFAFTAVSDADVRKNFISFQKEILPYLVQAALI; encoded by the coding sequence ATGGAGCCTGAAAAAATAGTTACATCCATAAAAAAGGCTGCCAGAGAGCTGTTCAGACGATACGGCTACAACAAGACCAGTGTCAACGAACTGGCAAAAATGGCCAATGTTTCCAAAGCCACCGTCTATAAATATTTTATCAGCAAGGAGCTTATTCTCCATGCGATCCTGATGGATTATATCCGTGAAAATGTTAAGGACATTCTTGATAAAAATGTAAATCAAAAAGATCTTTCCACTTTTCTGGCCAATACCATTCTGCGTGTCAGTCGTCTGACGTATACCGTATGTAATGAGTTTGTCGGATGGGAATTTATACGGGAATCTGCCAACGCACAGGAATATCTAAAAACCCTGTCTGAAGATCTGGAATTTTTACTGTTGAGCTCATTTATACAGAATGAGGCTATCGCCAGCGAAGTTCCTGAAGAAAAGCTAACCTTCCTTATCAAGACCAGTAAAAACGTCGTTTTTTCATTTGCTTTCACGGCGGTATCTGATGCTGACGTTCGCAAAAATTTTATTTCTTTCCAAAAAGAAATACTCCCATATCTTGTACAGGCAGCATTGATCTAA